The genomic DNA TGACAATCCAAAACAATTTTCACCTCATAGATCCTAAAAACCGAACAATTCATCATTGTGAAATGGGGTTGCAACATCAAAGACCTACGCTATTGGCCAGGCTCGAAAACAATGGGTCCTAAAACTCGCCGAATATATATCTATTGCCTTGGGTGAAAAGATTCTTAACTGCAAAGGTTAAACCCCAAATGATAAAAACTTTGGGTTTGAACACAGCCACGGTGAGTACCATGCgcttgagggaaagaaaaatccAAACAGAATCCATTATTTTTGTCCTTTATTCACAACCAAAAGAATTTAATATTCTTATGTACTTTCCAAAAATCCACTTCCAAGTTTCCGAATATAAACCAGAGATTACAAACAGCTCCGACTCCAAATTCCCATGGATGATGAGCCATGGAGAACATAGGGATACCTCCCCCACCCCATGCATCTATCTTCACTCCCTTACTCATTTCCATGGTTGGTATATTGGGTACATCTCTAGTAATAGTAGTATACCATCTCGTAATCGTGAAATATTGCCTGAGGCGCCAAGCAGATCCTAGGCCATTGTTATCCGCCCCACGTGCCCGATTGTCTACCGGAGTGGATGCAAAGATCCTAGAAACAATCCCGATTCTTTCTTACTCAAAGAAAAAAGGCTTGCTGTTCCATGCGGATCAAAGTGAATGCGCTGTATGCTTAGCAGAGTTGGAGGATGATGACATAGTCCGCTTGTTGCCTAGTTGCCACCACGCTTttcatatcacttgcattgatGAGTGGTTCGTTGGACATACCAACTGCCCACTGTGCCGCTCACCAGTGACCGCAGTTCTATCCTTGTCTGATGCTATTGAAGAAGGAAATGGGTTTAATCGGCCTACAGCTCAATTTCAACATCAAAGAAGTAATGGTTCTGATCTGGGTCTGCAGCTTCGCCATTGTGAATCATGTGTATTGCATATGGATGGGAAGCCGAGGCCTGTGATGGCGGGGTTGAAGAGATCTTTGTCCATGGGTCAATCCTATGTTATTATTGACATACAAAGAGAAAGTGAAAGAGCTTCATCTTCTTCGTCAAAAGCGATACTTGGGCGGAGTAGATCGTATAAGGCGAGGTCTATGAGACAATTGGATCGAGCGTCCTCAACGCTGAGAAGGTCCTACTCCCGACTGCGCATGGGTTTGAGTGGCAGGGCTAATCAAATTCTTCCATACTGATCAGACGGTGCTTCTCATGGATCTTTTATGCTGACTGTGCTCAACAAGTTGATGATCActtgttatcattaaaaaaaaaaataaataagtggattgtataaattttgtatttattaattgtaaccataatttttattatcaatatatttcttcttcttcttctttcttttttttcttctctgaCATCTCTGTCTCCGTAAAGATCTCAACAAGGTGTGGAAAAGCGTGTTCCGTGCCACTGTTGCCGCAGATAGTGTGCAGATCCTGGTGTCTCGTCGGCTTGTATTATGCCATTGAGAGCTCTCTTGACTTTTTCCGAAAAGACAGCAACCTCCCTGAAATTTATGCGACTATGCCAACAAGTCAACAACATCCCCACTAAGTGCCAAGGAGGACGCATTGCAATGGAGCCTTTTTGGCTATGGATACGCTAGGCTGTGGGCTGGCATGCAAATGATGAAGGTAAAATTAAAGGACAGAAACGAAAAACTAATGGAGGGTTTTGTGTTACCCATTTTCAATAGTTGGAGGTTTGACTTCAATTCTGTGTCTTAAGCCCCAGAGCATAGTCTGAAACATACATGCATGGGAGATATTGGTGCGTTTAGATGAAGCAGGTGGCAAGCCCAACTTGTATTTCCTTCTTGCCATAAAATCCAAAGCGCTTTGAAAAGTgaggaaccaaaataaaaaataaaaaattagggtgcaataattgaaaattttatccCCTATTTAGACCTAATACCTCACACTGGGGCAGTCCAAAAATTGCCTTGAGCACcgaaaaaaaacccaaataaaggtttttttttcttttaaaaaaaggggGGATTTTATAGGCTGATctcatttttggaaaaacaaaaaaaaaaaaccatgtttCTGTCCCATTCCCATAGTGGAGTCTGATAAGGTCACCAAATTTTGTCTTCTTACATAGAGAGTTGAGACAGGAAGTcatgaaaacaaagaaatatttgatgCCCATTAGCtagaagaataataatattggTCTCCCTCCAGTTTCAGGGCTCTGGCCTTGTGGGTCTCGTATCCATCGCTCTGCTCCTCCAACCAGGTCATCACTAGGAAAAAAGACCACAGTGTTTTGCCCACTTGGCCTCCAACAATCAATCTAAACTTTTACAGTCAGCCTCACGTGCACCCAGAGAAGTGCTTCAGTGTCGGAATGGGCAGCCATGTGGAACCATTGCCTCCGCAATTCAGGGACGCTTTATTCGGAGCAAGCCGAGTTCAAGTTTTTTGTGCCAAAATCCTATAGGCCTTAAGACTCTTTTACACTGAAAGTGACCAAAATTTGTGTCTCCAATCAATTGGATATGCTCTTACTATAATGTTTTCAGTGCTTCTTAAATTATCATAATCAAAATTGGAAGAGGGTTGAGATTTTTCAGTCAGCCCAAGtagtcataatttttaaaattttttatattacattatattaaatataaggcaaaaaataatttctttattagaTGATTGGAATATTATTACAGGAAAAGTTTGCCTATTCAAAAAAGGCTAACATTTGTACCTTCAATCCATAATAATTGGAAATCATAACACTGATTACTGAGTGTAAGTTTGCCCATGGTTTAGAAGACAGAGCCTGACATTTAAAGCCAACTCCACTCAGtctaatatatatacacactttATAATATTCAACAACCAGAGCTTCTGATCTGAAGGTCAACCTCGGCAGAAATGGGGATGTTTTCTATCTCATCATTCAATCCAAAACCTATCTTCTTATCACATTAACTAATGTGAGCGGCAATTAAtcactttctctttttttcaatAAACAGATCACAGGACAATCTTATGGTTGGGATATAATTCATGATTTGACTTTGCAACAGAAGGAATGGTACCACTTAAGTCAGCAAAATCAACCTTATTCATGTGCTTCATTTATTTCTCTTGCGAACCAATTTGTTTATAGGCATCTAAAAGACTAAAATAATAATGGGAATATTATTGACTTCATTTTGAATCCATGGAATTTCTTTGGAGAACCCACCATCAAAGCCTTGTTGGGGCCAGGCTAAAGTTGCGCAACATTGTACATGTGCCGATGATGCCAATGGTGTCGTGAGATCCATAAGAGCGGAGCAACCAAGGAAGAGTTGAAGAAATGGCCACTTGTGCAGACAAAGTGTTTTAAATTTCGACCTTTCGccttttgtcttttatttaaGAATCAGCTAGGTTCTGCTGAATTCAATTATCGAATCaacaattatttgaaatatttcctaatTTCAACACACAAGTAAATCATAATATGAATAAGATTCATGAAATGGACGGAAAATTTGGAGAGCTCGTGCCTTGTATCAGTAAGTCTAGTGGCCTACCGGTTGAAATATCATTATCCAAGCTCGTGGTGTGCTGCGGGTCTTTCAACCTCACTCATTTAGATCTTATTCTTcggcttttttttctttcacttttatgTCAAGGCTCCTGACCCTCCTATTAAACTAATGTGTTTACTTGGACTAGACTGAAAAGGTCAGTagagaaaatttttctttcttctctgcGAGCCCTGACCCtcaaaaattatgattttgtacTGTTGTGCCGACATTGTTTCAGTGTGTAGGAGTTCTCAAGGTTAACGTTGGGACTTGGTTTCTATCCTCGAAAtttcacccatgtaacaagacaaataaaatattattagtgtGACCTTATATTAGAAATGGCAGCACCGAGAAATAGAGAGTTAtaatggtaaaaaaattgaagatccCAATTCATGGAGCTTTCCAATTCAGTAACAATGATAGAAAGTTGATTAGGCCCATTACatggaagaaaacaaagaaaagctGTTGGTTCTTTATGTAAACGGCCCATGTGGATGGTGGGGCCATGAAAACTAATAAACGGAGTCCACAATGAGCTGCTTTAATTTCTTAATCAAATGTACACCTTGCAAGTATCAATAACAATTGTGCATTATTGCATCTCCGCAAGAGAGAATTTGTTGTTTGGGCCCCAAACCAAAAAGGGAAGCACACTTACCCTTTTGTATTTGGTCACCCCCACCCAAAGGGTACCCTACCCCACATTAGGACAAGGAAACCCCTCCCAAAGAGTACTTTGTGAAAGAAAAAGATGAGTCGGGTATATTAGTTTTTTAAGGGCAATTAGGAGGCAAAGGGTGCCCTATGGGGAATGCCTTTTCTTCTCCTTGCACTTGAAGGAGGTGGAGGAGGCGTGGGCGGGTAAATGTCTTGTTGTAAGCCTTCACGCAATTCATCTTCATCCCTTGACGATTCTCTCCTTGATATCCCTTCTCCTCTTTCCATCGCCATCTCATTCTTCGCCTCTAAGCTAAAGCTTGCATCCCCATTTCTCTTTATTCCTACAAGCTAAGTTTTtcaatcaaaaacaaaattataatccaTCCAACCAACCAACCCACATTGTATCAATAATTCATCGAATCTTCCTTCTTCTAAACTCTCTTTGATACAAAATTTTCCTACCAAGAAATACATAGGTAGATAGGTAATAGCTATGGCATTGATAATGATGAGCATATGCATGATAGTGATGGATGTGTATTATTATGTATGGAGATGTGGGTCATGATGTATGCATGATGAGCATAACATGTGTTGGATGATAATGGTGGTCATTGTCGGGTTTGCAATGATgggtgatggtggtggtggtgggttATGAATGTGGGTCATGATGTGTATGGATGGGCATATGATGATCAGCCGTGaatattgatgatgatgataataataataatgagatgaaTATTACAAGAGAAGAGATAAACGAAATGCTAACCTTACATCCCAATGAACAGAAGCGGAATGGGTCCAAGAGGCTTCTTCCACAGGTTTCACATATATGAGAAACTCCTTTCCCAGTCTTCGGCTGAGGCCTCTCATTCAGAAACAGAACTCTCGCACTGTTTATCACATACGTCTGAACTCCACTTATGTCCAATACCTTCTGAATTTCTGCTACTCTCACTACATCATGGTACGAAGATCGCCTTATCTGATGCAATTTCACATTACAAAGCATATATACTgttattcacttatttatttcctcaaaaaaaattaaaaaacaatcaaccACTCTCCCAAAAGTCATACAATAAGAATCCAATGAAGGGGATCGAGAAAACCGAACCGGCACTTGCCTGAATGACTTGATGATCCTTGTGTCTTGATGAGCggcaataaaagcaaaaggagtCGCCACTGCAATCCAAGCAATACATGTTGCATTCGCTCCTGGCCGC from Vitis riparia cultivar Riparia Gloire de Montpellier isolate 1030 chromosome 8, EGFV_Vit.rip_1.0, whole genome shotgun sequence includes the following:
- the LOC117920033 gene encoding uncharacterized protein LOC117920033 isoform X1; translated protein: MGSKQEAMPVPPWLEPLLTTPFFSICRTHGDAARSECNMYCLDCSGDSFCFYCRSSRHKDHQVIQIRRSSYHDVVRVAEIQKVLDISGVQTYVINSARVLFLNERPQPKTGKGVSHICETCGRSLLDPFRFCSLGCKLVGIKRNGDASFSLEAKNEMAMERGEGISRRESSRDEDELREGLQQDIYPPTPPPPPSSARRRKGIPHRAPFAS
- the LOC117920033 gene encoding uncharacterized protein At3g50808-like isoform X2: MPVPPWLEPLLTTPFFSICRTHGDAARSECNMYCLDCSGDSFCFYCRSSRHKDHQVIQIRRSSYHDVVRVAEIQKVLDISGVQTYVINSARVLFLNERPQPKTGKGVSHICETCGRSLLDPFRFCSLGCKLVGIKRNGDASFSLEAKNEMAMERGEGISRRESSRDEDELREGLQQDIYPPTPPPPPSSARRRKGIPHRAPFAS
- the LOC117921267 gene encoding RING-H2 finger protein ATL52-like; translation: MENIGIPPPPHASIFTPLLISMVGILGTSLVIVVYHLVIVKYCLRRQADPRPLLSAPRARLSTGVDAKILETIPILSYSKKKGLLFHADQSECAVCLAELEDDDIVRLLPSCHHAFHITCIDEWFVGHTNCPLCRSPVTAVLSLSDAIEEGNGFNRPTAQFQHQRSNGSDLGLQLRHCESCVLHMDGKPRPVMAGLKRSLSMGQSYVIIDIQRESERASSSSSKAILGRSRSYKARSMRQLDRASSTLRRSYSRLRMGLSGRANQILPY